Proteins found in one Candidatus Nitrosopelagicus brevis genomic segment:
- a CDS encoding prephenate dehydrogenase — MAKTIAIIGAGGAMGKWFSEYFSKKGFEVTGFDNTNPVAKNIKKAQSLISAILNVDYVLLSTPTKKTPEIIRLIAKEMKRESYLIDITSQKSKTATALGKIPAKVSPICIHPMFGPGAKNLKNHNIVLIPIKDGKKELNVAKTLFPDGNFVTIDSTEHDKKIAMILGLTHLINIAFANILAKDDKISLTEKMAGTTFKAQKILAESIMTESPELIETIISNPEIRKVAEEFWKDVGRLLASAQEGKGEEIIDYINTNKEKISQNVDLEKSYKKLTKMVNTIDK; from the coding sequence ATGGCTAAGACAATTGCAATAATTGGTGCGGGAGGAGCAATGGGTAAATGGTTCTCAGAGTATTTTTCAAAAAAAGGATTCGAGGTTACCGGTTTTGATAATACAAATCCAGTTGCAAAAAATATTAAAAAAGCACAATCACTCATTAGTGCAATTTTGAATGTTGATTATGTTTTATTATCAACACCAACTAAGAAAACACCAGAAATAATCAGATTAATTGCAAAAGAGATGAAAAGAGAATCATATCTCATAGACATTACTTCCCAAAAATCAAAAACAGCAACAGCATTAGGAAAAATTCCTGCAAAGGTTTCACCAATTTGCATACATCCAATGTTTGGTCCAGGTGCAAAAAATCTAAAAAATCATAATATCGTTTTAATACCAATTAAGGATGGAAAAAAGGAACTAAATGTTGCAAAAACTCTGTTCCCAGATGGTAATTTTGTCACAATAGACTCAACAGAACATGATAAAAAAATTGCAATGATTCTAGGATTAACTCATTTAATCAATATTGCATTTGCAAATATTTTAGCAAAAGATGATAAGATATCACTTACTGAAAAAATGGCTGGAACAACATTCAAAGCTCAGAAGATATTAGCAGAAAGTATAATGACAGAATCACCAGAATTAATTGAAACTATAATATCAAATCCAGAAATTAGAAAAGTTGCAGAAGAATTCTGGAAGGATGTAGGAAGATTGTTAGCATCTGCTCAAGAAGGAAAAGGTGAGGAGATTATTGATTACATCAATACGAATAAAGAAAAAATTTCTCAAAATGTTGACCTAGAAAAGTCCTACAAGAAATTAACAAAGATGGTCAATACAATTGATAAATAA
- a CDS encoding precorrin-2 dehydrogenase/sirohydrochlorin ferrochelatase family protein, whose translation MIIDLHLNEKTVIIIGAGNEALKRIKLLESEGCKIIVIGEKPNSEITKLSQKKKITLKKTKITSMLFLKKYKPFLVIASTTDSSLNQKIVQTAKKMKILSYASDSPDSSDISYLSLIDIKKTIKVGISTSGSSPIMAKKIKSKTEKCLQKNISDQDIELIKIQKFARTESKKHILTQTERKKFLYELMNDKRVKELLKDGKYKAIQTTIKKMVKDWK comes from the coding sequence GTGATAATTGATCTTCATCTAAATGAAAAAACTGTAATCATTATTGGTGCTGGTAATGAAGCCTTGAAACGGATAAAATTACTTGAATCTGAGGGCTGTAAAATTATTGTAATTGGTGAAAAACCAAATTCTGAAATAACAAAACTCTCTCAAAAAAAGAAAATTACATTAAAAAAAACTAAAATAACTTCAATGCTTTTTTTAAAAAAATATAAACCATTTTTGGTAATTGCATCCACAACTGACTCATCTTTGAATCAAAAAATAGTTCAAACTGCTAAAAAAATGAAAATTCTTTCATATGCTTCTGATTCTCCTGATTCAAGTGATATCTCATATCTTTCTCTAATTGATATCAAAAAAACAATCAAAGTTGGAATTTCTACTAGTGGCAGTAGTCCTATCATGGCAAAAAAAATCAAATCAAAAACAGAAAAATGTCTACAAAAAAATATTTCTGATCAGGATATTGAATTAATTAAAATTCAAAAATTTGCACGGACTGAATCGAAAAAACACATCTTGACCCAAACTGAAAGAAAAAAATTTCTTTATGAGTTGATGAACGATAAACGTGTTAAAGAGTTATTAAAAGATGGAAAATACAAGGCAATACAGACGACAATTAAAAAAATGGTGAAAGATTGGAAATGA
- a CDS encoding NUDIX domain-containing protein, with translation MHKTKIVTTFLTNSGKILLLKRSQKVKTMKNLWAGISGIIENDEKPLNRAIIEIFEEVGMKKSEVKLVKEGDVIMIESPQYENHQWEVYPFLFSCNHKEIKLNWENSDAQWIDVEAINDFTTVPSLEKVLTRLF, from the coding sequence ATGCATAAGACAAAAATTGTTACTACATTTTTAACAAATTCAGGAAAAATTTTACTCTTAAAGAGGAGTCAGAAAGTAAAAACTATGAAAAATCTTTGGGCAGGAATTAGTGGGATTATAGAAAATGATGAAAAACCACTCAACCGTGCAATAATTGAAATATTTGAAGAGGTTGGAATGAAAAAATCAGAGGTAAAATTGGTTAAGGAAGGAGACGTAATCATGATTGAATCCCCACAATATGAAAATCATCAATGGGAAGTTTATCCATTTCTATTTTCTTGTAATCATAAAGAGATTAAGTTGAATTGGGAAAATTCAGATGCACAATGGATTGATGTTGAAGCAATTAATGATTTTACAACAGTACCAAGTCTTGAGAAAGTGCTAACTAGATTGTTCTAA
- a CDS encoding nucleotidyltransferase family protein, producing MKAVILAGGLGTRLRPYTKTLPKPMLPLGGKPILEYEIEWLKKNGIKEIVVCVSYLRKKIENYFGDGSKFGMKIEYAISSKPLATAGQLKTAEKFIDDTFVCLYGDSIYNFSLRNMISYHKKSKSNITMSLYDYKFNLKYGVINTKNNGKVTSWDEKPEYSAKINIGCYVMEPEVFQLIPKNRQYGMDDVIRKTLAKKKKVGSVISKKGFIDIGDKETYEKTNEEYSKK from the coding sequence ATGAAGGCAGTAATTTTAGCAGGAGGACTTGGTACTAGACTTAGACCGTACACAAAAACACTTCCAAAACCAATGCTTCCACTAGGTGGAAAACCAATTTTAGAATATGAAATAGAATGGCTGAAGAAAAATGGAATAAAAGAAATTGTAGTTTGTGTTAGTTACTTGCGAAAGAAAATTGAAAATTATTTTGGTGACGGAAGTAAATTTGGTATGAAAATTGAATATGCTATTTCAAGCAAACCACTTGCAACAGCAGGTCAGCTAAAAACTGCTGAAAAATTTATTGATGATACATTTGTTTGTCTGTATGGCGATTCAATCTATAATTTTAGTTTGAGAAATATGATATCATATCATAAAAAATCAAAATCGAATATTACTATGAGCCTGTATGATTACAAATTTAATTTGAAATATGGTGTAATTAATACAAAAAATAATGGTAAAGTGACTTCATGGGATGAAAAACCAGAATATTCAGCAAAAATTAACATTGGTTGTTATGTTATGGAACCAGAAGTATTCCAATTAATTCCAAAAAACAGACAATATGGGATGGATGATGTAATACGAAAAACACTTGCAAAGAAAAAGAAAGTAGGAAGTGTGATTTCCAAGAAAGGATTTATCGACATAGGAGATAAAGAAACCTATGAAAAAACAAATGAAGAATATAGTAAAAAGTAG
- the thiC gene encoding phosphomethylpyrimidine synthase ThiC, which produces MATQMTSARRGVATDEMKQIAKDEDVTLDWLIPKIASGSIIIPSNNVRKEKIHNVAIGKGTKTKVNVNIGTSTLNVNIDEEIEKAKVAVKYHADTIMDLSDGGDVGIVRRKLLEAAPITFGTVPIYEAYNFGVEKHKNPLDITEDDFLKAFENNIKDGVDYTTIHSGITKEIAKRILKVERYAGVVSKGGTITAAWMLKYDKENPYITHYDYMMELAQKYDVTFSLGDALRPGSILDSHDELQVQEMINISRLAKRANEKDVQVMIEGPGHVPLNEVAANVRLAKSLIGDVPYYVLGPLVTDIASGHDHIASAIGAAVSASEGVDLLCYLTPSEHLALPNAEEVKAGLIAYRIAAHAGDLVKLREKSIKWDMKMTEARRTLDWEKQLALSIDPENAAKIHGRTGQHPGNNVPCTMCGGACVYLMLPQQRKYEKAPEKLEQSS; this is translated from the coding sequence ATGGCAACTCAAATGACTTCTGCACGTAGAGGTGTGGCTACTGATGAAATGAAACAGATAGCAAAAGACGAAGACGTTACGCTTGATTGGTTAATTCCTAAAATTGCCAGTGGCTCAATAATCATACCAAGTAACAATGTACGTAAAGAAAAAATCCATAATGTTGCAATTGGTAAAGGTACCAAAACTAAAGTCAATGTGAATATTGGTACTTCCACTTTGAATGTCAACATTGATGAAGAAATTGAAAAAGCCAAAGTTGCAGTAAAATATCATGCAGATACAATTATGGATTTGAGTGATGGTGGTGATGTTGGAATTGTTAGAAGAAAGCTTTTGGAAGCAGCACCAATTACTTTTGGAACTGTTCCAATTTATGAAGCATACAATTTTGGAGTTGAGAAACACAAAAACCCGTTAGATATAACCGAAGACGACTTTCTTAAAGCATTTGAAAATAACATTAAAGACGGTGTTGACTATACAACAATTCATTCTGGAATAACAAAAGAAATTGCAAAAAGAATACTAAAAGTTGAACGTTACGCGGGAGTTGTTAGTAAAGGTGGAACAATTACTGCTGCATGGATGTTAAAATATGATAAAGAAAATCCTTACATTACTCATTATGACTATATGATGGAATTAGCTCAAAAATATGATGTAACCTTTAGTTTGGGTGATGCATTAAGACCTGGTTCAATTCTTGATTCACACGATGAACTACAAGTTCAAGAAATGATCAACATTTCAAGATTAGCTAAAAGAGCAAATGAAAAAGATGTTCAAGTTATGATTGAAGGTCCTGGACATGTTCCATTAAATGAAGTTGCAGCAAATGTAAGATTGGCAAAATCACTGATTGGAGATGTCCCTTACTATGTTTTGGGACCTTTAGTGACTGATATTGCATCTGGACATGACCACATCGCAAGTGCTATTGGCGCTGCAGTTTCTGCTAGTGAGGGAGTTGATCTTTTGTGTTATCTAACTCCGTCTGAACATCTTGCTTTACCTAATGCTGAGGAAGTTAAAGCAGGTCTAATTGCATATCGTATAGCTGCTCATGCAGGTGATTTAGTAAAACTTAGAGAAAAATCCATCAAATGGGATATGAAAATGACTGAAGCTAGAAGAACTTTGGATTGGGAAAAACAATTAGCGTTATCAATTGATCCTGAAAATGCTGCTAAAATTCATGGAAGAACTGGTCAACACCCTGGAAACAATGTGCCTTGCACAATGTGTGGCGGCGCATGTGTTTACCTAATGTTGCCTCAACAAAGAAAGTATGAAAAAGCTCCTGAAAAATTAGAACAATCTAGTTAG
- a CDS encoding GNAT family N-acetyltransferase — MSDIKIRDIIESDIENGFLESLDSLKPASNLDRKTALDILKKIIGNPDHIIHIAEIEGKIVGSTTLFVEQKFIHDGGKVGHIEDVVVSKEFEGRGIGMKLVVSLLEKAEAMNCYKTILDCKKELIPFYERIGFKQESNQMRYNH; from the coding sequence ATGTCAGATATTAAAATTAGAGATATAATTGAATCCGATATTGAGAATGGCTTTCTAGAAAGTTTGGATAGTTTAAAACCTGCAAGTAATCTTGATAGAAAGACTGCTCTAGATATTCTGAAAAAAATTATTGGTAATCCTGATCACATAATACACATTGCAGAAATTGAGGGAAAAATTGTAGGTTCAACAACATTATTTGTTGAGCAAAAATTTATTCATGATGGTGGCAAGGTAGGTCATATTGAGGATGTAGTTGTTTCAAAGGAATTTGAAGGAAGAGGAATAGGTATGAAACTCGTTGTCTCATTATTAGAAAAAGCAGAAGCAATGAATTGTTATAAAACAATTTTAGATTGTAAAAAAGAATTAATTCCATTTTATGAAAGAATTGGTTTCAAACAAGAATCAAATCAGATGAGATATAATCACTAA
- the ahbA gene encoding siroheme decarboxylase subunit alpha yields MEEIDNEILNEIQWTFPLVPRPFDEIAKKFSISPDEVKSRLKKMKEKGVLRQLSAIFDTRKLGYTSSLVAMEIDNSKLEQVALIINKHPGVSHNYERKHQFNLWFTLAVPPGSDLKYELDKFSKLDGIKKVRMLPTLQLFKIGVKLDMVETKKHDVKPSEVKKEIKKVDFVATEEDKEFIRQLQKDFEIVDRPFLNAANELGITEEEVFERLRHYEKIGVMRRFAAILRHREAGFTANGMIVWKVPEDRISKVGEKLGAFPQVSHCYERPVYPDWPYNVFSMIHCKSISEANQVASDIQEQINVEEYKILFSSREFKKTRVEYFVEHEFNIEESIPA; encoded by the coding sequence ATGGAAGAAATTGATAATGAGATATTAAATGAAATTCAATGGACTTTCCCGCTAGTACCAAGACCATTTGATGAAATTGCAAAAAAATTCAGTATTTCACCAGATGAAGTAAAAAGCAGATTAAAAAAGATGAAAGAAAAAGGCGTCTTAAGACAGCTTAGTGCAATATTTGATACAAGAAAATTAGGATATACGAGTTCACTTGTTGCCATGGAAATTGATAATTCCAAATTAGAACAAGTTGCATTGATTATCAATAAACATCCAGGTGTAAGTCATAACTATGAAAGAAAACATCAATTCAATCTGTGGTTTACATTGGCTGTTCCACCAGGTTCAGATTTAAAATATGAATTAGATAAATTTTCAAAATTAGATGGGATTAAAAAAGTTAGAATGCTACCAACTTTGCAATTATTTAAAATTGGAGTAAAATTGGATATGGTAGAAACAAAAAAGCATGATGTAAAACCTTCAGAAGTGAAAAAAGAAATTAAAAAAGTTGATTTTGTCGCAACAGAAGAAGATAAAGAATTCATTAGACAATTACAAAAAGATTTTGAAATTGTAGATAGACCATTTCTAAATGCTGCAAATGAATTAGGAATTACAGAAGAAGAGGTTTTTGAAAGATTAAGACACTACGAAAAGATTGGAGTCATGCGAAGATTTGCAGCTATTCTTCGACATAGAGAAGCAGGATTTACAGCAAATGGAATGATTGTATGGAAAGTTCCAGAAGATAGAATTAGTAAAGTAGGAGAAAAATTAGGTGCTTTTCCACAAGTTAGTCATTGTTATGAAAGACCAGTATATCCTGACTGGCCATACAATGTATTTTCTATGATACATTGTAAATCAATTTCTGAAGCAAACCAAGTAGCAAGCGATATTCAAGAACAAATCAACGTTGAAGAATACAAAATTCTATTCAGTTCAAGAGAATTCAAAAAGACAAGAGTCGAGTATTTTGTTGAGCATGAATTTAACATTGAAGAATCAATTCCGGCTTAA
- the aroC gene encoding chorismate synthase encodes MLSGNSIGRRLVLTSFGESHGKCIGAVLDGCPAGLELEEKDIQKMLDLRKPGQSLVSTQRKEGDVVEILTGTFRGYTTGAPITMVIWNKDQKSIAYEKLRTEMRPGHSDYPAYMKYKKFNDHRGGGRFSGRLTATHVMGGAIARKLLKDTIGVETNSYTTQIGKIKMKKAAAKKEFRSIYTNEVRCPEKNTAQKMKSVILDARKKGDSLGGIIESITTNLPVGLGEPIFGSLESDISKAIFSIPAVKGIEFGSGFAGSEKFGSENNDAYVMKGGKVSTKSNNSGGILGGISNGMPITIRIAFKPASSISQIQQSVDIKKKKSIKLQVGGRHDPCVVPRAPPVVDSLVALTIADHALLSGTIKPTL; translated from the coding sequence TTGTTGAGCGGTAATTCAATTGGTAGAAGACTAGTTCTGACTAGTTTTGGTGAAAGTCATGGCAAATGTATTGGAGCAGTTTTAGATGGTTGCCCTGCTGGGTTGGAATTAGAAGAAAAAGACATTCAAAAAATGTTAGATTTAAGAAAACCAGGACAATCTCTTGTATCCACACAGAGAAAGGAAGGAGATGTTGTAGAAATTCTCACAGGTACATTCAGAGGATACACAACAGGAGCTCCAATTACAATGGTGATTTGGAATAAAGATCAGAAATCAATAGCATATGAAAAATTAAGAACTGAAATGCGCCCAGGGCATTCAGATTATCCAGCATATATGAAATATAAAAAATTCAATGATCATAGAGGCGGCGGTAGATTTTCAGGTAGATTAACTGCAACGCACGTCATGGGCGGTGCAATTGCTAGAAAATTATTAAAAGATACAATTGGAGTTGAAACAAATTCATACACAACACAAATTGGAAAAATAAAAATGAAAAAAGCAGCAGCAAAGAAAGAATTCAGATCTATCTATACAAACGAGGTAAGATGTCCTGAAAAAAATACAGCACAAAAAATGAAGAGTGTTATACTAGATGCAAGAAAGAAGGGAGATTCATTAGGAGGAATAATAGAATCCATTACCACTAATTTACCTGTAGGTTTAGGTGAACCAATTTTTGGTTCATTAGAATCAGACATCAGTAAAGCAATTTTTTCAATTCCAGCAGTAAAAGGAATAGAGTTTGGTTCAGGTTTTGCAGGTTCTGAAAAATTTGGTTCAGAGAACAATGATGCATACGTAATGAAAGGAGGAAAAGTTTCAACAAAATCCAACAACTCAGGAGGGATTTTAGGAGGTATTTCTAATGGCATGCCAATTACAATCAGAATTGCATTCAAACCTGCATCGTCAATTTCTCAAATTCAACAGAGTGTGGATATAAAAAAGAAAAAATCAATAAAACTACAAGTAGGAGGAAGACATGATCCATGTGTAGTTCCACGTGCACCACCAGTAGTTGATTCGTTGGTTGCATTAACAATAGCTGATCACGCATTACTTAGTGGTACTATAAAACCAACATTGTGA
- the hemA gene encoding glutamyl-tRNA reductase — translation MTKNIINARVTFKKSPIHVLERFSLGDSENAYKSFKDHTGLSECVILQTCNRVEIFGSGNNFDREEIKKTWASLSGLEENSFNDNLEWSQNSDVYEHLLKLTSGLDSMVVGEEQIMTQIKDSIQSAKKLKVSGESLNTLFDKAIRVGTRVRTSTGISKGSISVGSMAVKLAEENVDEMKSKKILLIGTGEAATLVAKSLKKRGYPFFISSRTVERSTSFSKTVGGEPVDFNSILTGFENYDIVFVATTAPYFLVTFERIQKALETKHSGMMILDLSNPRTVDEKVAELRGIKLMNIDQIAEMVDKNMRSRIGQKNSAEEIIKEELPVLEATMKRLEAEPIVKDVFKSTDAIRVKELEKAFSMLGELNDSQKKIIEELTKSVAENIMSTPMNNLRKETEHGNSDVINAASKLFNFKKEEN, via the coding sequence ATGACAAAAAATATCATAAATGCAAGAGTTACTTTCAAAAAATCACCGATCCATGTACTTGAAAGATTCTCTTTGGGAGATTCAGAAAATGCTTACAAATCTTTCAAAGATCACACCGGTTTATCTGAATGTGTAATATTACAAACATGTAATCGTGTAGAAATATTTGGTTCCGGTAATAATTTTGACAGAGAAGAAATTAAAAAAACTTGGGCATCCTTATCTGGTCTAGAAGAAAATAGCTTTAATGATAATTTAGAATGGTCACAAAATTCTGATGTGTATGAACATTTATTGAAATTAACTTCTGGTTTAGATTCTATGGTTGTAGGTGAAGAACAAATTATGACACAAATAAAAGATTCAATCCAATCTGCCAAAAAACTAAAAGTTTCTGGTGAATCTCTAAACACATTATTTGATAAAGCTATTCGTGTTGGTACTAGAGTAAGAACTTCTACTGGCATAAGTAAAGGAAGTATTTCTGTTGGCTCAATGGCAGTTAAACTTGCAGAAGAAAACGTGGATGAGATGAAATCTAAAAAAATTCTTTTAATTGGAACTGGCGAAGCTGCAACACTTGTCGCAAAATCTTTGAAAAAACGTGGATATCCATTTTTCATATCAAGTAGAACTGTTGAGCGCTCAACCTCATTTTCTAAAACGGTTGGTGGTGAACCTGTTGATTTCAATTCAATTTTAACTGGATTTGAAAATTATGATATTGTATTTGTAGCCACCACTGCACCTTACTTTTTGGTAACTTTTGAAAGAATACAAAAAGCTCTAGAAACCAAACATTCGGGCATGATGATATTGGATCTCTCTAATCCTAGGACTGTTGATGAAAAGGTTGCTGAACTTCGAGGAATAAAACTAATGAATATTGATCAAATTGCCGAAATGGTAGATAAGAATATGAGAAGTAGAATTGGTCAGAAAAACTCTGCAGAAGAAATTATTAAAGAAGAATTGCCAGTACTAGAAGCCACTATGAAAAGATTAGAAGCTGAACCTATCGTAAAAGATGTTTTCAAAAGTACTGATGCGATTAGAGTGAAGGAACTTGAAAAGGCATTTAGTATGTTAGGTGAACTAAATGACTCTCAGAAAAAAATAATTGAAGAATTAACTAAATCTGTTGCTGAAAACATAATGTCAACTCCTATGAATAATCTTAGAAAAGAGACTGAGCATGGAAATTCTGATGTTATTAATGCAGCATCAAAATTATTTAATTTTAAAAAAGAAGAGAATTAG
- a CDS encoding aminotransferase class I/II-fold pyridoxal phosphate-dependent enzyme encodes MTEIEELRKKIEVITIEMLSLLKTRTEIAQEIGKIKNQQGMSVSNESREDELRELVKKTCQEINFDSNTALKFLNFLLNESIKVQSSTSNTHLAIFLKAKELEQQGKKIIHLEVGEPDFQPPLNVKKSLSEVYDKGFGKYGPAKGLPEFRTKLAEFANNNFDAGVNLENVMVTPGARFGVFLAITTLLDPSDEIIVIEPAWPAYRQCAINSGIKVRSIKTKLENKWEPDLDEISSCINENTKMIVLNYPNNPTGKILPKTLQDQIVNIAKENNLYILSDEIYSNYSNGEWSSILSYNYEKSIVTQSFSKSHSMTGYRIGYLVSSKDIIEKLTKLQALCLTNVSEPIQYTAMNSLGDDVTKNTEIMNERLTKLEEICKEMELEFVKPDGAMYIFARTKNPINTSDLSEELLNHGVAIAPGIGFGDYNEFFRISACLDIKTLIEGMDIIKTRL; translated from the coding sequence ATGACTGAAATAGAAGAATTAAGAAAAAAAATAGAAGTAATTACAATTGAAATGTTATCTCTATTAAAAACAAGAACAGAGATTGCACAAGAAATTGGCAAAATAAAAAATCAACAAGGCATGAGTGTTTCTAACGAATCAAGAGAAGATGAGCTCAGAGAATTAGTAAAAAAAACATGTCAGGAAATTAATTTTGATTCAAATACTGCATTAAAATTTTTAAATTTTTTACTAAATGAATCAATTAAGGTTCAATCTTCAACATCAAACACACATTTAGCAATTTTTCTTAAAGCAAAAGAGCTAGAACAACAGGGTAAGAAAATTATTCACTTAGAAGTAGGAGAACCAGATTTTCAACCTCCATTAAATGTGAAGAAATCATTATCAGAAGTGTATGATAAAGGATTTGGAAAATATGGTCCAGCAAAAGGATTACCCGAATTCAGAACAAAATTGGCAGAATTTGCAAATAATAATTTTGACGCAGGAGTGAATTTGGAAAATGTCATGGTTACACCAGGTGCCAGATTTGGTGTTTTTCTTGCAATTACAACATTGTTAGATCCAAGTGATGAAATTATAGTCATTGAGCCTGCATGGCCAGCATATAGACAATGTGCAATAAATTCAGGTATCAAAGTAAGAAGTATTAAAACAAAATTAGAAAACAAATGGGAACCAGATCTTGATGAAATTTCATCATGTATTAACGAAAATACAAAGATGATTGTTCTCAATTATCCAAATAATCCTACTGGAAAAATTTTACCTAAAACATTACAAGATCAGATTGTCAATATTGCTAAAGAAAATAATCTGTATATTCTAAGTGATGAGATTTACAGTAATTATTCGAATGGAGAATGGAGCAGTATTTTATCATATAATTATGAAAAATCAATTGTCACACAATCTTTTTCAAAATCACATTCCATGACAGGTTATAGAATTGGTTATCTGGTGTCTAGTAAAGATATTATCGAGAAATTAACAAAATTGCAAGCACTTTGTTTAACAAATGTTTCAGAGCCAATTCAGTATACAGCCATGAATTCATTAGGTGATGATGTAACAAAAAATACAGAAATTATGAATGAAAGATTAACAAAATTAGAAGAAATATGCAAAGAAATGGAATTAGAGTTTGTAAAACCTGATGGCGCAATGTACATTTTTGCACGTACTAAGAACCCAATCAATACATCAGATTTATCAGAAGAATTACTAAATCATGGGGTCGCCATAGCACCAGGAATAGGATTTGGAGATTATAATGAATTTTTTAGAATATCTGCATGTTTGGACATAAAAACACTAATTGAAGGCATGGATATAATAAAAACAAGGTTATAG
- the thiD gene encoding bifunctional hydroxymethylpyrimidine kinase/phosphomethylpyrimidine kinase — protein MNVLSIGGSDPSSGAGIQSDIKTFENHNVYGFTVITAITSQNTKKISEIMPISAKNIKSQLESILTDFQIDAIKIGMVYDASIIKTINTVIKNQKCPIIVDPIIESTTKKILLKKSALSDYKKMIIPLATIITPNKKEAKILSGYSKMEDAAKEIQRLGAKNVIITGFRESKNEIEDFVMEAGNNYILKGKKIKIINHGSGCNYSASITASLASKKSIYEATIIAKEYVYQSIKKSKNLGKGVKITHKEVPQIQKELSHSIIDFQNIKNVSKLIPECQTNFVFSKNKPKTVKNVLGISGRLVKSGNNVVQAGELVFGGSQHVATAVIEVSKKFSNIRSAINIKYEPKIITNAKKHKMLVLSYNRKDESKNSKLKENSSISWGISSCLKSDTPDIIYHKGDFGKEPMIIVFGATPTEVVKKIKMIQ, from the coding sequence ATGAATGTTCTTTCGATTGGAGGTTCAGACCCATCATCAGGAGCAGGAATTCAGAGTGATATCAAAACATTTGAAAATCATAATGTTTATGGATTTACAGTAATTACTGCAATCACCAGCCAAAATACAAAGAAAATTTCAGAAATTATGCCAATTTCTGCAAAAAACATCAAATCACAGTTAGAATCTATCTTAACAGATTTTCAAATTGACGCAATTAAAATTGGAATGGTGTATGATGCCTCAATTATCAAAACAATAAACACAGTAATCAAAAATCAAAAATGTCCAATTATTGTTGACCCGATAATTGAATCAACTACAAAAAAAATTTTACTAAAAAAATCTGCATTAAGTGATTATAAAAAAATGATAATACCGTTAGCTACTATAATTACACCTAACAAGAAAGAAGCTAAAATTCTTTCAGGATATAGTAAGATGGAAGATGCTGCCAAAGAAATACAAAGATTAGGTGCAAAAAATGTCATAATAACTGGATTTAGAGAATCTAAAAATGAGATCGAAGATTTTGTGATGGAAGCCGGTAACAATTACATTTTGAAGGGCAAAAAAATCAAAATAATAAATCATGGAAGCGGCTGTAATTATTCAGCATCAATAACTGCATCACTTGCTAGTAAAAAATCAATTTATGAAGCAACAATTATCGCAAAAGAGTATGTCTATCAGTCAATAAAAAAATCTAAAAATTTAGGAAAGGGTGTTAAGATAACTCATAAAGAAGTTCCACAGATTCAAAAAGAATTATCACATTCAATAATAGATTTTCAAAATATTAAGAATGTATCAAAATTAATTCCTGAATGTCAAACAAATTTTGTTTTTTCAAAAAATAAACCAAAAACTGTGAAAAATGTTTTAGGTATATCTGGAAGACTAGTTAAATCTGGAAATAATGTTGTTCAAGCAGGAGAATTAGTTTTTGGGGGTTCACAACATGTTGCAACAGCGGTAATCGAAGTATCAAAAAAATTTTCCAACATTCGTTCAGCTATTAACATAAAATATGAACCAAAAATAATTACTAACGCAAAAAAACACAAAATGTTAGTTTTGAGTTATAATAGAAAAGATGAATCTAAAAATTCAAAATTAAAAGAAAATTCTTCAATATCATGGGGGATTTCTAGTTGTTTGAAATCAGATACTCCAGATATAATTTATCATAAAGGTGATTTTGGTAAAGAACCAATGATCATAGTATTTGGTGCAACTCCTACAGAAGTTGTAAAGAAGATCAAGATGATACAATGA